One Thermodesulfobacteriota bacterium genomic region harbors:
- a CDS encoding glycosyltransferase, giving the protein MLITTERPIIRQRPEDKFLTRSFLPPNPKRKGEGGLRRKGYFKHSYKKVDGVWHLCDIHGCPVIKAAPDLAARLEAASSLSMNEPNGPSSLGPQMDELPSITVVTVVLNNAKGFEKTALNVFSQDYPNFEFLVIDGGSTDGTVDVIRKYEHSIDYWVSEKDSGIADAFNKGITLSFGTYINFLNAGDIFTTPKALSYVARYLTRGQRILSFFAKFGSRTIPKRPVENDSPLCRKAMISHQASFIKTDVFREWGLYDTGLRLRMDYEFWTRILRSEKFLFVPEILVDYDPHGISGKNIEQFYEEELIVNKKYLNLFERLFRRAVIIIRKLQLGPKRVWGSF; this is encoded by the coding sequence TTGTTAATTACCACCGAAAGACCAATCATCCGGCAGAGACCGGAGGATAAGTTTCTTACACGATCATTCCTTCCTCCAAATCCCAAAAGGAAAGGGGAAGGGGGGTTAAGAAGAAAAGGGTATTTTAAGCATTCATATAAGAAGGTAGACGGCGTTTGGCATCTCTGCGATATCCACGGATGTCCGGTTATCAAAGCAGCTCCGGATCTTGCCGCTAGATTAGAGGCCGCATCATCCTTAAGTATGAACGAACCTAATGGTCCGTCATCGCTAGGCCCGCAAATGGACGAGCTTCCATCAATAACAGTTGTAACGGTTGTACTAAATAATGCAAAAGGTTTCGAGAAGACCGCTCTCAACGTTTTTTCTCAAGACTACCCAAACTTCGAATTTCTGGTCATAGACGGGGGTTCGACAGACGGGACAGTAGATGTGATACGCAAATATGAGCATTCCATCGATTACTGGGTCAGTGAAAAGGACAGCGGCATAGCAGATGCTTTCAACAAAGGGATCACACTTTCTTTTGGTACCTATATCAACTTTTTGAATGCCGGTGATATCTTTACTACACCAAAAGCTCTGTCTTATGTGGCAAGATATTTGACTCGTGGTCAAAGGATTTTGTCCTTTTTCGCTAAATTTGGTTCGCGTACTATTCCCAAAAGACCGGTAGAGAATGATTCCCCCCTTTGCAGAAAGGCCATGATTTCGCATCAGGCATCCTTTATAAAGACAGACGTCTTCAGGGAATGGGGGCTTTATGACACAGGATTAAGGTTACGGATGGACTACGAGTTTTGGACCAGGATACTGAGATCCGAAAAATTTCTTTTTGTTCCGGAAATTCTTGTAGATTACGATCCTCATGGTATTAGCGGAAAAAATATCGAGCAGTTCTACGAAGAAGAGCTGATAGTTAACAAAAAGTACTTGAATCTATTCGAGCGTCTTTTTCGCAGGGCGGTAATAATCATTAGAAAACTTCAGTTAGGCCCCAAAAGAGTGTGGGGATCATTCTAA
- a CDS encoding peptidoglycan-binding protein, with product MILRLGSVGDDVRKLQAKLKDLGLYAGPIDGIFGGATELAVRKFQKKNGLKVDGIVGPKTYSLLLSEEEPSRTEILPLDLRCLTLTGTFETGRPPPECFSAITGNFDGQGISFGALQWNFGQGSLQVLLKDMLRDYRDVMEEIFGEHITVIEEVLKDKESAMEFANSIQHPIRHFIYEPWRGMFKELGRTREFQNIQLRHANKIYNRAQNLSREYGLKTERAIALMFDIIVQCGGIKKATEAYLRSELKDQEEAIKLELIAKRVSEQVNPRWQTDVYDRKMCIARGRGFVHGVWYDLEEQFMIRLVEV from the coding sequence GTGATCCTAAGACTCGGAAGCGTCGGTGACGACGTAAGGAAACTACAGGCCAAACTGAAAGATCTTGGACTGTATGCTGGGCCCATCGATGGGATTTTCGGTGGAGCAACAGAATTAGCAGTAAGGAAATTCCAAAAGAAAAACGGCTTAAAAGTTGATGGAATAGTCGGCCCGAAGACATATTCTCTTCTTCTTTCCGAAGAAGAGCCTTCAAGGACAGAGATCCTTCCCCTTGACTTAAGGTGCCTTACGCTTACGGGAACTTTTGAGACTGGAAGGCCTCCTCCTGAGTGTTTTAGCGCTATAACTGGTAATTTCGACGGCCAAGGTATAAGTTTTGGGGCTCTCCAGTGGAATTTCGGTCAAGGATCGCTCCAGGTCTTACTTAAGGACATGCTCAGAGATTACAGAGATGTGATGGAGGAAATATTCGGGGAGCACATAACGGTTATCGAGGAGGTTCTAAAAGACAAAGAGAGCGCAATGGAGTTTGCCAATTCCATTCAGCATCCCATAAGGCATTTCATATACGAACCATGGCGTGGCATGTTTAAAGAACTTGGAAGAACAAGGGAGTTTCAGAACATACAGTTGCGGCACGCGAATAAAATATACAACAGAGCTCAAAATCTTTCCCGTGAATATGGACTCAAAACAGAAAGGGCCATAGCTTTAATGTTCGACATCATCGTTCAGTGTGGAGGAATAAAAAAAGCTACTGAGGCTTATTTGAGGTCTGAACTTAAAGATCAAGAGGAGGCAATTAAGCTCGAACTTATCGCAAAAAGGGTATCAGAACAGGTAAATCCAAGGTGGCAAACTGATGTTTATGACAGAAAGATGTGCATTGCAAGGGGAAGAGGGTTTGTACACGGTGTATGGTACGATTTGGAAGAACAGTTCATGATACGTCTGGTGGAGGTGTAA